One region of Salvia miltiorrhiza cultivar Shanhuang (shh) chromosome 3, IMPLAD_Smil_shh, whole genome shotgun sequence genomic DNA includes:
- the LOC131015592 gene encoding LOW QUALITY PROTEIN: uncharacterized protein LOC131015592 (The sequence of the model RefSeq protein was modified relative to this genomic sequence to represent the inferred CDS: deleted 3 bases in 3 codons) has translation MMEQQCSTSALQVSPSPTPSPSPSLEDVMRLLKGSTDSQRLAGLLLVTKFCDKNDKPTILSVYNAVGSTFLHRLLLTGLGKGGGGANIDNADRHAYLKLSVTILAAFARVPELAATHEMLSKIPLVLDLLPNQSNLSLTEQCFEFLFLVTTAQEDGAITFYRSGGMNVLASQMPALPDGSHVMELAMKLVQFIISKLPAENVYLEHSAELSKLVSAIAKQFARLHNALKFEALHLLSALLSSSYSGVLCSALQSLSSDDWSVNIRVGVMGVLQNRVGPAEKLHALVVAQCAISIVGEEWLIGPTNLPDGHSSFPADRCILLVLESSRVEIAVLLNELAYLKYEASKNSTPNSETFLGTLRNLGVAFSLVERIIKLIAKLGENEESNSAPTINDSTLVKMIGGLNETIGVVLDYLQDAKDHGDRKGDDLLASVRVVGSYLAEAPPACNEKVKDLLGYMLSVEGEDESSPFQSISFLLPMLCQITMNNDGCKLFASAGAFGAVRQCFSSLIDSSDSSADNIGTILLACDTILNFLLKREQFHLTLENSCSVKLLQTLVRWTANTSDLSTIMMASSICSLILDSTSEEALLRYPEFNADDLIALSQLMKRSLVTCSQDLMSGDGNSEADLHEIVTSGYDSWADRFPHIKQVVGR, from the exons ATGATGGAGCAACAATGTTCCACTTCTGCTCTACAAGTATCGCCGTCTCCGACTCCTTCTCCTTCGCCGTCACTGGAAGATGTGATGAGACTATTGAAAGGAAGCACCGATTCTCAACGGCTAGCTGGCCTTCTTCTGGTCACCAAATTCTGCGAcaaaaacgataaacctactatcctCAGCGTCTACAACGCCGTCGGTTCCActttcctccaccgcctcttGCTCACCG GATTGGGGAAAGGAGGCGGCGGAGCTAATATTGATAATGCCGACCGCCATGCTTACTTG AAGCTCTCTGTCACTATTCTCGCTGCTTTTGCCAGAGTCCCCGAGCTTGCTGCTACTCATGAAATGCTCTCCAAAATCCCCCTTGTTTTGGATCTTCTTCCTAACCA ATCTAATTTGTCTCTCACCGAACAGTGCTTTGAATTTCTATTTCTGGTAACTACTGCTCAGGAAGATGGAGCTATAACATTTTATAGATCAGGAGGCATGAATGTTTTGGCATCTCAAATGCCTGCTTTACCAGATG GTTCCCATGTGATGGAGCTTGCCATGAAACTTGTTCAGTTCATTATAAGCAAGCTGCCTGCCGAAAATGTTTATTTAGAGCACTCAGCAGAGCTATCAAAGCTG GTGTCTGCAATAGCAAAACAATTTGCCCGACTACACAATGCTTTAAAATTCGAAGCGCTTCACCTCCTTTCTGCTCTACTCTCTTCAAGTTACTCG GGAGTGTTATGTTCAGCACTACAGTCACTATCAAGTGATGATTGGTCAGTTAATATCCGTGTTGGTGTTATGGGTGTTTTACAGAATCGAGTAG GTCCTGCTGAGAAACTTCATGCTCTTGTTGTTGCTCAGTGTGCCATATCCATTGTTGGCGAGGAATGGCTAATTGGACCAACTAACTTACCTGATGGGCATAGTTCTTTCCCTGCTGACAG ATGCATACTGCTTGTTTTGGAGTCATCCAGGGTCGAGATTGCTGTTCTCTTAAATGAGCTAGCATACCTAAAATATGAAGCCTCTAAGAATTCTACTCCAAATTCTGAAACCTTTCTTGGAACACTAAGGAACCTCGGTGTTGCCTTCTCTTTGGTAGAAAGGATTATCAAACTCATCGCAAAATTGGGGGAAAATGAAG AATCAAACTCAGCCCCAACAATTAATGACAGCACTTTGGTCaagatgattggcgggctcaaTGAGACAATTGGAGTGGTCCTTGATTATTTGCAAGATGCAAAG GATCATGGAGATAGAAAAGGGGATGACCTTTTAGCCTCTGTTAGAGTAGTTGGAAG CTATCTGGCAGAAGCACCTCCTGCATGCAACGAGAAGGTCAAGGACCTTCTTGGTTATATGTTA TCAGTTGAAGGGGAGGATGAATCTAG TCCTTTTCAGTCCATCTCTTTTTTGCTTCCTATGCTGTGTCAAATAACAATGAACAATGATGGATGTAAACTGTTTGCCTCTGCTGGGGCTTTTGGAGCTGTAAGACAATG CTTCAGTTCTCTGATTGATTCAAGTGATTCAAGCGCTGACAATATTGGTACCATATTATTGGCATGCGATACAATCTTGAATTTTCTGTTAAAG AGAGAGCAATTTCATTTGACCCTGGAGAATTCTTGTTCTGTCAAGCTTCTGCAG ACATTGGTGCGCTGGACAG CAAACACAAGTGATCTATCTACGATTATGATGGCATCTAGCATATGCTCACTAATACTTGATTCAACTTCCGAGGAAGCTCTTCTGCGCTATCCAGAATTCAATGCCGATGACCTCATTGCTCTTTCCCAGCTCATGAAGAGAAGCTTGGTAACCTGCAGTCAG GATTTGATGTCGGGTGACGGGAACTCGGAGGCGGATCTCCATGAGATAGTCACCTCAG GATATGATTCTTGGGCTGATCGGTTTCCCCATATCAAACAAGTAGTTGGGAGATGA
- the LOC131015589 gene encoding hydroxyproline O-arabinosyltransferase 1, translating into MPTATAASKKPRRLFHTAVTASDSIYNTWQCRVMYYWFKQQKLRHPDSDMGGYTRILHSGKPDRFMDEIPTFVAQPLPDGMDQGYIVLNRPWAFVQWLQQANIEEDYILMSEPDHILVKPIPNLSRDGLGAAFPFFYIEPKKYEKVLRKFFPEDRGPITNIDPIGNSPVIVGKDALKKIAPTWMNVSLAMKKDPEADKAFGWVLEMYAYAVASAFHGVGNILYKEFMIQPPWDTAIGKSYIIHYTYGCDYDLQGKMTYGKIGEWRFDKRSYDNVWPPRNLALPPPGVPESVVTLVKMVNEATANIPNWGS; encoded by the exons ATGCCCACCGCCACGGCCGCCTCCAAGAAGCCGAGACGCCTCTTCCACACCGCCGTCACCGCCTCCGACTCGATCTACAACACCTGGCAGTGCAGGGTGATGTACTACTGGTTCAAGCAGCAGAAATTACGCCACCCCGATTCCGACATGGGCGGCTACACCCGCATCCTCCATTCCGGCAAGCCCGATCGATTCATGGATGAGATTCCCACCTTCGTCGCTCAGCCCCTCCCCGATGGAATGGACCag GGCTACATTGTCCTAAACAGGCCTTGGGCATTTGTGCAGTGGCTTCAACAAGCAAACattgaagaaga CTACATACTTATGTCCGAGCCGGATCACATTCTGGTCAAGCCGATCCCAAACTTGTCCAGAGATGGCCTTGGAGCTGCATTCCCTTTCTTCTACATCGAGCCTAAGAAATACGAGAAGGTCCTGCGCAAGTTTTTCCCCGAGGATAGAGGACCGATTACTAACATCGATCCAATTGGGAATTCACCAGTCATTGTAGGGAAG GATGCTCTGAAAAAGATAGCTCCGACTTGGATGAATGTTTCATTGGCCATGAAGAAAGATCCTGAAGCAGATAAAGCTTTTGGATGGGTCCTTGAGAT GTATGCATATGCTGTTGCGTCTGCATTTCATGGCGTGGGTAACATTTTGTACAAGGAGTTCATGATTCAG CCTCCTTGGGATACGGCAATTGGAAAGTCTTACATAATTCATTATACTTACGGATGCGATTATGATTTACAG GGTAAGATGACTTATGGAAAGATCGGAGAGTGGAGATTTGACAAGAGATCATACGACAACGTGTGGCCTCCAAGAAACCTTGCCTTGCCACCACCTGGTGTCCCAGAAAGTGTG GTGACTTTGGTGAAGATGGTGAATGAAGCCACTGCAAATATTCCAAATTGGGGCTCTTAA